CTCACATCTGGTTATTAACCCAAAGTCACCTTCTTTCTTCACAGCTGATGAAGAATTCGATGAGCTTTGCTTTGAGTTTGGTCTGGAGCTTGATGAAATTGTAagtaatgtttttatttgttacTTTTTCAGTAGATGTGACAGCATTTGTATTGAGCAAGAGTTTGTAGTTCATTGCTTCCAGCACGTTCCCTGGTACAGTGCTGACCAGGGGCCTCTGGCTTGTACCAAGGAAATGTGGGCAAGCCCTGGAGGATACCATGTGCCAGTATCCTCAGAAAGCAACGTGGGCAGGACCCGAAGGTCACCGTGACCCCTGCAGTCTTGTAGCAGAACTGCAGCAGGCTTGCTTTCCATCCTGAGCCATCCACAAGCATCTCCATACTACAGGGCAGAATATGTCAGGCATACGTTTAGGGTCCTGTTATAAAACACTGCTATATTAGATTGTATtgacagagattttttttttgaactggaaaagaaagccAGAGTTATAAAGTTATCATCTTGGAAGCAGGAGACCTCAAGGTGGCATATTGCTATGCTTGGTGGTTGTTGGCAGTCTGTCTTGGTCTTCACACTCTTGCCCCATTTTATTTAGAAGCATAAATATGTCCACAGACCATATACTGCAAGAGAtctgtttggctttgttttgtatTCATTATTCTTCTGTGCAATATCCAGAAAAATGGATTTGTCCTGAACCTAGATAGCAAAGTTGTAactaatttacatttaaaattctgaaCTGGACTTTGTATCTGTGAAAATTTGCTGACTCTGCTAACTGTATCCATGTACATCTTATTCAATTAGACAtggtttgcttttgcttttcaccTTGAATTAATTTGTCTTTCAGTGATGTTTATTGTCATACATCTGAATATCATATTATGCTTTATTTCAGAGTAGACTTGATATGACAAGTCATTCAATAATCTGTGGCCAAAAATAGGGTCCCAGTTCTGCACTGAGATCTGCTGGAGACTTTTGCTTCtgtaatgtggtttttttttttaattcaaactctaatagtgtttttttttttctttctttctttttaaacgTTAAGatattttaagttaaaaacacatttttgttacatttcagACATCTGAGAAAGACATTATAAGTAAAGAAAAAGGTGGAGAAAAGGCAAAGGGTGCATCTGATACTGTTCTCTATAAAATTGATGTTCCTGCCAACCGTTATGATCTCCTGTGCCTTGAAGGTTTGGTCCGAGGGCTGCAGATCTTTAAGGAAAGGTAATGCAGAGCTGTGGGATTTTCatgtggtttgttgtttgtttaaatacaaatatgAGTTTATTTCTGGTCCATAAAAAAACTTGCCACTTACTTGGATTTTGAGTATGATCTCACATGTAGATCAGGTTCCTTAGATGTTTCTCTGCAGAGGACctattatatgtattttttaaggACTACACTATAGCAAGTTATTGGGTTTTGGATCtgttataaaaatgtttcagctgCTCTTCCATTTGAGACTTATCCTCTGTAAAGAATGCCTGCAGAGGAACTTCATTATGCTCCTCTGTAATAAATGCCAATGCAAATTGTTCCATACTTCTGCTGGGACTTCAGCCTGAGTCCTTCCCTCCTAGTTCTGCTGAACTGTTTACCATCCTGTAGAAAATAGTTTTGAAACAGTTAGCTAATTTACACGCCAAGAAATGTTACTAAGGAAGTTAGTTACATATAATTGTTGCTACATTTCTAAAGTTTACTGCATTTTTGGAACTTCCTGTTTTCCAGTAACAGgcttatttctggttttattctaGGATAAACATCCCTAGGTATGAAAAGATAATACCAGCTGAGGGTGAACGTCAGAAGCTGATTATCACTGCAGAGGTAAAACTGTTTACTGCATCTTTGTGAATTTACTGAGAGTTTCTGAACAATCCAGATAGGCAGGAACCATCAGTACCAATTTTTTAAGAACAGTGAGACTAGAAATATTACTTGTGAAACAAGAGCTAAAGAAATTTAAGCATTTTTACTCATAGGGATATACTCTTAGGAAAGGGGAGGAACAATGGGCAGGTCATTTTGGGTGAACCCTGTAGCAGATCAAATCAAAATGTCAGATTTTTGCTTTGGATTCCCCTTCCTGGCCACTGAACATTCTGTGGGAAACTTCCTTTCCTCCACCAGTTCTGGAGTGGatttgtttgaggtttttttttcccctttgggaTTCTGATGTCTTTTCATGAATTCCCCACTTGATTGCTACTTTACAAAAGAGGATTTTATGAAGAGCAGTGCACAGTTCATCAGCCTGTGTTTTGCAAACTTGAAATTTACAGTGTAGTGCTCTTTGTGTGTGAATTGCAGACTGTCCAGGTCCGTCCTCACGCTGTCGCTGCGGTTCTTCGCAACATAACCTTTACCAAGGAACGTTATGAGAGTTTCATTGACCTCCAGGAAAAACTACACCAAAATATTTGCAGGTTAGTGCTTAAATTTGTAGAAGTGCATAGTTGCCTACCTGTATGGTTTGATCACATGAACGTCCCTGTTGCAGAGAGGTGTTATATTTATATTCACGTGAAGGAAAATCTTTCATAGACGCTCTCTTGAGCTCCctctcttttcatttccttctctgaCTCTGCCtgctttcaatatttttcaacaCAAATAGCTGTTACAGCTCTTACAACAgttaaaaaagaagcattttgcaATCTCATTGGATTTGCCTTTGAATATTACTGTGTTGTCAACattcattaaaatgttattaGTATAAGTAATTTCTAGGCTTCTCAAAATTGCCCTTTTACTTTTTCAGTGAAGTCTATGGATACAAAGGAATACAGAGCACCATGAGATTATCTCAAAGGAGCCCCAGATATTACTAGTAAAATCATTGTTTTGCCTTCTTTCTCTCTAGGAGAAGAAAGTTAGTAGCAATAGGCACCCATGACTTGGACACCATCTCTGGTCCATTTACTTTTACTGCAAAAGCACCTTCTGAAATTAAGTTCAAGCCCTTGAATCAATCTAAGGAATACACAGCTTCACAAATTATGGATCTGTATAGGGTAAGTGggatttttcaggctttttgcactaaatgcaggaaaatacatttccaaGCCTTAGCATCTCATGTCCTGGTTATTCAGAATTGTTCTTACAACTACAATACAATTATCTTCTGTAGCTTCATTTAGTGAACATTCCTCAGTTTGCCTGTTCATGAGAAATGCATGGTAATATTTAATTGTCCATGAAAGCTATAGCATGGTTTATTGTGGCTAAGATTAACTCTTAGAATAGTGAGTTTGATATTAGCCCTCTCATGTGTCAGCACAATGACTGCTTTTTATGATGCTCTTAATAATACTGTGAAAGGGTTGTATATGTATCTATCTACACTATCTATGTACCCTGACTACACTAAGATACTTTGTGTATGACACTGGGAAAAGCTGGATGTGAATAatctcagattttaaaatgttattttaattctgCCAATTTACTTGGGGAAAACTTTGAATTACTTATCCAACTATGTAGTAGACAAGTGTAGCAGTGTAAAAGGCTCTGGCACTCCTCTCAGCTCAGCATCCTGATGCAACCAGGTAAATTCTAGGAAATCATCCTATCAGGTCTAATTCTGTGGTGTTTACATAACCCACTTTAAATGTCAGCACTTGAAAATGATACTGTTACAACCGTCGTGACAATACACAGTTTTGCTGGAGAACACACTGTAGTCAGAGATAAGTTCTCAAAGATCTCTGGCTAAAGATGAGTAAGAGAGCTAGGAAACGAGGTGTCAGAGAGACTACAAGTGTTGTTTTGGTAGAGCATGTGTCACTGAAACAAATGTAAATTTTGAACCAAATTTAAGCAGAAATCTGGAGTTTAATATAGATCTAATTTTTATCACCTCTATGGAAGGTTGATATAAACCAAGGATTTGTGCCCCTGGATTTGGCAGTGAAAGGTCTGCTGTGGTGAGCAAGGGTATGGTTTGAACAGCATCACTCAGACACCTCTGAGAGAATCcttaaagaaacaatttttaatgtttctgaagaaaaccaaaaatccagTTCTCTCATTTCAAAGTTTTCTTGCTTCTGAGAGCAAACAGCTTTTGCTAGTGAAGTACCTGGCTCTAAGCCCAATCCTTCCCTCTTTCAAAAGTCCTGTTCATCTCAGCAAGGGGTTTTGGCAGTGTAGAAGTTAATGGGTGAACTAATGTGAAATTTAGGCTGTGTTTTGTTCCTGCAGACTGACAGCCATCTTCGGCACTATTTACACCTCATTGAGAACAAGCCACTCTATCCTGTTATTTATGACAGCAATGGTGTTGTTCTGTCCATGCCACCAATCATAAATGGTAAGATCACTAACAGATCACTAACACTAGCAGTTTCTAACAGAAACTGATGTGTAATACTCAGCATTGTTTTCTTGAAATTGTCTTGTTTAtgatttctcttctttccttctttcaatTTAAACACAGCCAAATTTTTTTGCTGCCCCAAACTGCTTGTGTTCTCTTTTCTCATCCAGAAGATGCAGAAGTCCCACTGCAAACCTCTCCACTTCTCATACCCTTCTAGTTTTGTGTGGTATAAGCTCAAGCAAGGTTTTTTTGTCATAGGAATATATGttaggaaagcttttttttgcaTAGGTGGACACTTTTCAGTCATTTGGCTAAAAGAAAGggataagaaattattttgtaaactAACAACTATTTAACAGTCTGACTGGCACTCTTTCTTAAGTGGTTACAGTAGGAATCTTTTTATCTAGGTCTTAAGCCCAGTGTATTTATCATCACTGTGAACCCGTTCTTGTGAATCTTTTTGTCACCACACAAGTTATTCCAGAAGACTTTGGTCTGTTCATAGAGTAGGCCTAGATCTTTTTCCATTGTTTATGAACATGGATTTCTTCTGAATACAAAAGAAACTATGGGTGATTTTTGAGAACCATGTTTACTGAAACAAGGTAATGACATGGCAAGCACTCCTTTAACAAAGACAGTTCATCAGACCTATATATTTAGGTCAAGAATCAGTAACTGCTTCCCTACAATGACCAATAAAATCTGCAGTGATGATCTCTTTGGATGTATTTTTCCTATTTGACCTTATCCATGTCTTAAACAGATAACCAAATCTTCTTAAAAGGCAGCTCAGACTCTGGCAGGGACTGGTAAGAACAACTGCTCTGAATTAGAAGTGCTGTCCAGCAGTGATCTTTCTTTGTTACCCTCATTTCAGCTTCAGAGCATTCCACATAGTACACATTgcatattgtttattttttatggaaGGTTGAGCTAAATTTAACACCTGTCTCAATTTTAAAGAGTACTGTTTGAGAGACACTTTGAGTTTAAAGGTGCTTTTTAAACAGATAATGAAATGTAAACATCTGTATTGGTTTTTTGGATCATGTACAAGCACTGAAGGGAAATGTTCTATTTGCTTTGCAGTGAGTCTAGAAGAGCTGAGTACATTCCATCTGCAGAGCAATACAGCTCAGCATCTTAGGGATGGGATGACAAAATCCCTCAGTCTTAAGATCTTTAATGCACCTGACTTTCAGTCTGGCTGCATCCTAGTTTCTCAGGTAGGAAACTAAAGCACAGAAGCTGAATCATGGTGCTCAGTGTCAAACAAAGGAAGTGAGAATGCTTGTGTGTATCCAAGTGCTTGCTTTCCTTTGCCACCTGTGGAGTGCATCTGTGTTAATGACTGGGCAAGGAAAGGCCAGAAGGACAGAGAGGCTGGATTTCAGAGGAGCCTATACATTTAGAAATAGAGTGTGGATGTCTCTCATCCTGGCATAGTTCACATACTGGCAGTGAAGTTCATTCAAGGTATCACTGCACACCTATAACTAACAGACAGTGCAAGGCAGGTTTCTGTACAGCTTCTCAGGATTGCTTGTGACATATTAACAAGACTAACAGAACCACACTTTTGTAGGGAATCAATTACCAGAGGACCTTGCAACCAATTTGCAAGAGAGATGCTTTAAATGGTGCCCCAAGTGTATTTTCTACCTTTTTGCTTCCAGATGAGTAATAATTTTGAGTGCCTCAGTGCACACCTCACGACTTCAAGTACAGGCACAGAGCAAATTCATGCCTAAAAGGAACTCACACTAGGATACAAATCAGTTAACCTAGACAGACACTTAGCACATCAGCAGATGGTGTTAAGACATCTTGGTTATTCATAGAAGTAGCTGTTGGTAGTCATCAGTCTAAATCACTTTTTAAGGACTATTTCATGCATTGCTGTCCAAGGCTACTTTCTTACACACATCAAAATGTGTTATTAAAGGCAGGAGAAGCAAGATGCTCTGGAGGTGCAGCAGCACTTTGCAACCAGCAGATGGCAAGTATTCTGCTAATTTGCTTCTTCAACTGGGTACTTGGATTCTTTCAATGAAAGGCACAACCCAGTCAGTAACTTTggcctttttcctctttttgatttgtaaacttaaaaaagaataaaaactacCTGCTACTGTGGTAAGAATTGTGAATGTTGGTGCAGTAgatacagtaattttttaagCTGCAGAAGATGACTGATCTTTCTGTACAACAAAAGGGGTAAATATCAGTGTCATTGCAAGAAAAGtaacatttatttctgtctttatgTTTTAGGAGATCATACAAAAATAAGCataaaaaccagaaatgtgTTTATTGAATGTACAGGCACAGACATTACAAAGGTAAGTTGATCTTTCCTGATTTTGATATGCTGCAATATCATTGTCTTCCCTTTGGGTGATAAGTCTCCATTACAAAGGCTTATAAAAGCCAGGCATTTACTGTATGGAGCACACCTCCCATTTCAAAAAGGCAGGACAGGTCACAGAACTGTGTGGAATCCCTTCAGTGCTGTTTTAGGTTTTTAACTACAGACAGTGTTGCATTTTCACTGGATTTTAAATTCGCTGTATGTTGATGTTGACACTAAGTGTTCAGTTTTTACAATTAAGTAATTTTAGTTAGCTGGGGGGTGGGTCATGTTGTTGAACACTTCCTAAATCTGAAAGGCTTTGAAAAGAATATAATCACtggtttttcttattttgcaaTACTCTTTGTAAAGAATCATTTTGTCTCCTACTTAAAATTTGGGctaagggaaggaaaatgacACTTTTTCTTCCTAGTTATCTTTTTTTCAAGTAGAGATGCTGTGTAAATTATTGTCCAGTTGAAGTCTTTCCATATGGAAATTTTGTAACTCAAAGCTGAAGCATGAAACCTTAGCAGTTATAATTGACTGTCCTTGAATATGGGTTGTGCATTCATTGATAGTTTCCCTaaagtgtggtttttttttacacttgaGCAAAAACACTTAATTTGCTCTAATATACAATGATATGTTGATTACACATTGGGAAGTGGCTTCTATGCAAACAAACAACTGTTTCTTGCTGCCACTGCTTGGCTTGATAGTAAAAATGTTCTGTTATActaatcttttaaaatataaactgtaaatcaaaagatttttcagaTGAGGTTATTTGAGAATATATTTCTAAAGAAGGCACAGTCCTCTATTCCCTACATTCTCACTTGGAACTTGAGTGAAATTGTGAATTAGACTAAAGATTGAGAAGACCCAGTTCCAACTGGTAATAAAGACCCTGTGTATCTACAGAGCAGAGTTTATCAAGATACAGAAATGCCTCAGAACCTTGAAAACCAATGATTAAGTTTTTGCATATAAGTCTTTGCAGCAGAAAAACCCCCATGTTTTAGAATCCAGTCTAATATTCTAGACTGCTCCAGTTTTACTTGTTATTAAATAGAATAGAATTAAAGAGTGTAAgacaagaagatttttttttccccattttttgcTAAGATACTTTGTCTACTTCAACACAAGTAGATGACAGATTTCAATGTGATTATCTTTATTTTGTAGGCAAAAATTGTTCTTGATACTATAGTCACCATGTTTAGTGAATATTGTGAGAAGCCATTCACGTGAGTATAAATCTTTAGTCAGAGAGAGAATACAGTTGGGTCACAggttaaaaacattttttactcctgtttttctgtctgtctcaGAGTTGAAGCAGCAGAAGTAGTTTATCCTAATGGGAAGACCCACATCTACCCGGTAAGCAGAGTGATATTATATCTCAGCATCTTTGGGGAAAGGATTTTATTTACACAAAGTCTGGTATGAGCAATGTTGCCCTCTCTTCTGCTAAGGCAATACATACAGGTCCTGAGGTAGAGTGTAAAAGTTCAGCATGGCAccacacatatacatatatatatttatacttatatttatatatatatatatactactGAGTCAGGGCCTAGcaccacaaaaaaataacagcagctccagctttaTCTAGGAAAAAATTAGAGATCTGTTCTGAAGCTCATTTTATGCTAAGGCTAAAAATACAGTCTCACTGAAATAGCTTGATAGTAGAAGAAGGGTAAGGTTTAAAGTTACAGGTGGTAACCATGATTGTGCTTTAGAGCTGACATGATACAGACTTATTCAGGAACAAGTAAAGATTGCAATCAAAGGTCATAATCTGTGTCTAAAGCCTTTAAAACCTACGTGTTCCAAATCAGGAAAAATGAATACAAGAAGACGTCCTTCGGGCTTAAGCCATTGGACAGCTGAAATCAGCCTCAGCATAACTTCCTTATCAGATCTGGAAACCTTAATGCCCTTCAGTTAAAATAACCTTGTAACACTggatttttcagcctttcacTTTATAGGCTCCAACTATATAAAGGTCTGTAAGAGAGGATGTTGTCTTGAAGTACAGGTTTGCCTGCATCCAGAGTCCCAGACCTCTCTGCAGTAATGAAGTCTTGCTTTTTTGTTCCCTTAATAAGTATAGAGAAAGCAATTCTTCCTGTTTCCTGAAAGTAACTGAAGACAGAGATCTGGTTGAGTTCATAAAATCAGCTGTATCAAGCAAGTACAAATTGTTTAGAGGGAATGAAACCTATTTTTACAAGGTTTTTCTAGTGGTATTTTAGCTTCTGCTTTTAGCAATGTCATCTTTAATCAATGGAGGAAAGACCTGGGAGAAAGAATCTGGGAGATATTCAACAGTACAGAAATCTCTTCAGTAACCAAAGTAGCTTTCCTAGATAAaatggagcaaaaaaaaaaaaatccccattttaGATAAGGTTTTTAAGGATTAGGATATCTAGAAGTTTAGAAACACCTAAGTAAATACTTACAACAAAGCTTTCTTAAATAAGTTGCAAACTAACAAAGTTAAATACCCATAGATCTTTCCATGCTGATACGGAAAccaagttttctttccttttcctcctaaAAGTCATTTGATCTCTACTAGACCACAAGATTTCATGCATGACTGTTCACTGCTTTAGGGCTTTGACTTAGAATGAACTGGTGACTAGAACCTTTCAGAAACTGTGAACTTCCATATATCAGAAATTACTGGAAATGTCAGTAACAGGGATTTCACACTGCATTCATGTAttataatacttttttttgAGAATCATCTTATACTACACACTTGTGTTCTGTGGATGTCATTTTAGTATTTCAATTAGAAGAAGCTTCATTACTAAGATGACAAACTTGAATCCTCATAGGTAGAAATGGCAGATGTAGTGTATgctgaaaagctttctctttctttttaggAACTGGCTTACCGAAAAGAGAAGGTGAAACCTGAACTCATTAACAAGAAATTAGGAATCAGGTGTGTTGTTGCAAGTGAAAACATGGATTTTACTCAAACACTAATCATGAAATGTACTAGAAAGTATTGATTATTGCCGTGTTTCAAAAAGGTTCACACTATGaaatctgtaatttattttctaatttatcAAAAATTCAGGGGTAATCTCAGGTAATCAGGTCAACTCTGTAAGACTTCTTTCCCTGCTTTCAGGGTAATAAAATGATTATTTATGGCCTCACACAACCGtaatgaagttttaaaaaaatattcagaatctGAGCTAATTCTGATAGAGTGCTAAGTCTAGGTGCAGTCCATAAAGCACTGAAGATTCTTCAGGCTACAAGgcaatgcagcagaaaaaaaaattaccacttTTGAAAAGGCAGTCAAGTGCAAGATCCATAAATTGCTGctctcttgttttgttttcagtgaaacTCCATCAAGCCTTGCAAAGCTGCTGACCAGGATGTGTTTGAAGTCGGACGTCATAGGGAATGGGAACAATCTAGAGGTTGAAATCCCTCCTACCAGATCTGACATTATGCATGCCTGTGATATCATAGAAGATGCAGCAATAGCTTATGGTTATAACAACATTCAGATGACTATTCCGAAAACGTACACCATGGCTAATCAAGTAAGATTGCCCCTTCAAATAA
The nucleotide sequence above comes from Heliangelus exortis chromosome 9, bHelExo1.hap1, whole genome shotgun sequence. Encoded proteins:
- the FARSB gene encoding phenylalanine--tRNA ligase beta subunit, coding for MPTVSVQRDVLFQALGRTYTDEEFDELCFEFGLELDEITSEKDIISKEKGGEKAKGASDTVLYKIDVPANRYDLLCLEGLVRGLQIFKERINIPRYEKIIPAEGERQKLIITAETVQVRPHAVAAVLRNITFTKERYESFIDLQEKLHQNICRRRKLVAIGTHDLDTISGPFTFTAKAPSEIKFKPLNQSKEYTASQIMDLYRTDSHLRHYLHLIENKPLYPVIYDSNGVVLSMPPIINGDHTKISIKTRNVFIECTGTDITKAKIVLDTIVTMFSEYCEKPFTVEAAEVVYPNGKTHIYPELAYRKEKVKPELINKKLGISETPSSLAKLLTRMCLKSDVIGNGNNLEVEIPPTRSDIMHACDIIEDAAIAYGYNNIQMTIPKTYTMANQLPLNKLTELLRLDLAAAGFTEALTFALCSQEDIADKLGMDISATNAVRIANPKTAEFQVARTTLVPGLLKTIAANRKMPLPLKLFEISDIVVKDPNTDVGARNYRHLGAVYYNKSPGFEIMHGLLDRVMQLLDTPPHEENGYTIKATEASAFFPGRCAEIFAKGQSIGKLGVLHPDVITKFELTMPCSALEINIEPFV